The nucleotide window TAAACCAGAATCAGATCAGAACGAACGCGTTCCTCCCGGTCAATACCTCACAAAAGGTTTCCCCGTGCTGACTTATGGTCAGACCCCCCAAATCGACTTCCAAACCTGGGAATTTCGCGTCTGGGGCTTAGCCCAACCCAAGACCTTTAGCTGGTCTGACTTTATGGCGTTGCCCCAACACGATTTCACCGCTGATTTTCACTGCGTGACACGCTGGTCAAAACTTGATGTGACATGGACAGGCATCAAAGTGACCGATTTTATGAGCCTAGTAGAGGTCGATCCCAAGGCCACTCACGTCATGGAACACTGCTACGGTGACTACACGACGAATATCCCCCTCGAAGATTTTGTGCGGGAAGAAAACTTTTTTGCCCACACCTTGTTTGGAGAACCACTCCCCGCAGAGCATGGTGGCCCCCTGCGCTTAGTGGTGCCCCATTTATACGCCTGGAAAAGTGCTAAATGGCTCAACGGCTTAGAATTCCTCGATCACGACGAGTTAGGGTTCTGGGAGCGTAATGGCTACCACCGTCGAGGAGAGCCTTGGGCGGAAGAGCGCTACAGTTTTTAAGGGAACCGTTGTCGTGGTTTTGCCGTGAAAGCACTGGGGACTGGGTCTGTAGTGAAAATATCCCAATCCCTAATTCGACAGGACTTAGGGCAAAACTCTACTTGTAGGGTGCACCGCAATGCACCCTACGCTGCTGTTTTCGGGTTTCCCCTTAGCAGTGGATTAACTCACGGGACTGTTGCTTGACTCGACCATAGGTAGTGGCTTGTTGCAGTCGAGTTAAAGCCTCAATATCATCTAGGTCGTACCGAACCGCAAACATTTGTCGCAGTTGC belongs to Microcoleus sp. AS-A8 and includes:
- a CDS encoding sulfite oxidase-like oxidoreductase; translated protein: MIGKFFRKPESDQNERVPPGQYLTKGFPVLTYGQTPQIDFQTWEFRVWGLAQPKTFSWSDFMALPQHDFTADFHCVTRWSKLDVTWTGIKVTDFMSLVEVDPKATHVMEHCYGDYTTNIPLEDFVREENFFAHTLFGEPLPAEHGGPLRLVVPHLYAWKSAKWLNGLEFLDHDELGFWERNGYHRRGEPWAEERYSF